The following proteins are encoded in a genomic region of Diadema setosum chromosome 10, eeDiaSeto1, whole genome shotgun sequence:
- the LOC140234048 gene encoding diphosphoinositol polyphosphate phosphohydrolase 1-like yields MVEICEEFLRKYSSSQAEMSCETLPPNPHHFLNGCGPNNSAIDEYKLNQIRTYYPDGKRKRAACLCFRNEARNEVLLVSSRTSPGRWVIPGGGLEPNETPAVAAVRELEEEAGVSSRLIDFLGNFEDATNKHRTSVYASVVIEEFDSWEDRERIGRSRRWFSVEEASRRLIEYKPYQDQYLQVAMTSR; encoded by the exons ATGGTCGAAATCTGCGAGGAATTTTTGaggaaatattcatcatctcAAGCTGAAATGTCGTGTGAGACCCTACCACCTAATCCCCACCATTTTTTAAATGGCTGTGGGCCGAATAATTCGGCAATAGACGAGTACAAACTCAACCAAATTAGGACTTATTATCCTGATGGTAAGCGGAAACGTGCTGCGTGTTTATGCTTCAGAAACGAGGCAAGGAATGAG GTTCTCCTTGTCTCCAGTCGGACAAGCCCGGGCCGTTGGGTCATCCCTGGTGGTGGTCTGGAGCCCAACGAAACTCCGGCTGTTGCAGCTGTCAGGGAACTGGAAGAAGAG GCTGGTGTCAGCAGCAGACTTATCGACTTCCTGGGCAACTTTGAAGACGCCACCAACAAACACAGAACGTCCGTCTACGCCTCGGTGGTGATTGAAGAGTTTGATTCGTGGGAGGACCGAGAGAGGATAG GGAGGAGCAGGAGATGGTTTTCAGTGGAGGAGGCCTCCAGGAGACTAATAGAGTACAAGCCCTACCAGGATCAGTACCTCCAGGTCGCCATGACGTCAAGATGA